The nucleotide sequence CCGCGTCCAGGTGCAGGCGCGCGCGGCGGGCCAGCAGCTCGGTCTCGTCCACGAGGGCCCGGCTGCCCAGGGACACGGCCGCGGCGTGTGCGGCCGACAGCACCGCGGCACCGCGCGTGCGGTCGCCCTCGGCGATCAGCGCGGCGGCGAGCCGCGAGCGCACGCGCGCGAGGGCGTACGGCTGTTCGGTCCGCTCCCAGGCCGCGACCACCTCCTCCCACAGCGCGACGGTCGCCTCGCCTTCCGCACGGGCGAGCTCGGCGCGCAGATTGACGGCGAAGGCGTCGTCGAGCGGGCAGTCGCGGGCGAGCGCGAGAGCCGCCGTGCGGATGCGCGTCAACGCCTCCGGCCGGGCTTTCGACTCGGCTCCGCCGCGCGGGTATCCGGCCAGCTCGGTCGCGTCTCCTTCGGCCCGCGCGGCCTCGACCAGCAGCGGCCAGGCATACCGCTGGTGACCGGCCGGGAAGCCCGCGCGCAGGTCCGGGGCGATCAGCTCGCGCACATCGCCCAGCTTGCCGAGCCGCCGGGCGACCGCGACCTCCAGGGCGCGCAGGGGAATGCGGAACTGCGGTTCGACATACGCCGCCTCGGCGATCCGGCGGGCGTCCTCCAACGCGGTGGTGGCCGCCGCGATGTCGCCGCGGGCCAAGGACAGCTCGACGATGATCCGGTACGCGTGGCCCAGCGTCTCGGGCTTGGGGTCGTACTCGAAGACCTCGTCGAGGATGCGCCCGGCCTCGTCCCACTCGCCGAGCGCGCTCAGGCTCTCGGCGAGGTTGCCGATGGTGAACGCGCCGATGCCGCGGATCAGGCCGCGCTCGCGCGCGATCTCCAGCGCCTCACGGGCCGCGTCGGCCGCCTCGCGGTGCCGGCCCAGCCCTTCGAGCACCGAGGAGAGGTTGCTCAGGACCAGGCACGTGATATCCGGCTCGGACGCGCGTTCGGCGACCGCGCGGGCCTCCTCGAACTCCGCGAGCCCTTCGTGCGGACGGCCGAGCGAGACCAGGAGGCACCCGAGGGTCTTGAGGATGGTCGCCTCGTCGGCGGGACTGCCGATGCCGCGCGCGATGGCCAGCGCCTCACGCGCGGTCGCGACGGATTTCTCCGTCGGGTTGTCGAGCATCTCGTCGCGGGCGATCTGGCCGAGCACCCGGGCGTGCTCGATCGACGGCGGGAGCCCGACCAGCAGCCCTTCGGCCTTCTGGAGTGCGCCGAGGCCGCTGGACCGGTTGCTGCCGCGCAGCAGGCCGGCCCGGATCGTCCACAGCGCGGCGGCGCGGCGCGGGTCCCGAGCCGCGTCGACGAGGTCGAGCGCCTGCCGGGTGAAGGCGAGGGCCTTGTCGTACGCGTTGTCGAACCGCGCGGGCGGGATCGCCGCCATGAGCAGGTCGACCAGGGTGATGCCGGTGAGGTCCTCGGCGTCGGCGACCTGCTCCCACAGCTCCAGCGCTCGTTCCAGCAGGCGGAACTGCTCGCCGAAGGCGTACCGCGACCGGGCGGTCTCGGCGGCGGCCAGCGCGGCGGGAAGGGCCTCGGTGGCACGGCCCGCGTGGTACCAGGACATCGCGAGGCGGCTGGAGTGCTCGTCCGCCGGGACCAGGTCGGGCACGCGTTCGAGCGCCTCGGCGTACCGCACGTACATGCGCATGCGCTCGCCGGGCAGCAGGTCGTCGCGCACGGCCTCGCGCACCAACGCGTGCCGGAAGTGGTATCCGTCACCCTCCCGGGTCGGCACCAGGACATGCATCGACACCGCGGGCCGCAGCGCCTCGTCCAGCTCGACGCCGCCGATGCCGACGACCTCGCTGAGCAGCGCGTGGCCGACCGTGTTGCCGCCCACCGCGGCGAAGCGGACCACCCGCTGCGTGGTCTCCGGCAGCTCTTCGACGCGGATGAGCAGCAGGTCGCGCAGGGTGTCGGACAACCCGGTGAGGCACCCCTGGCGCACGCTGCACGCCAGCTCCTCGACGAAGAAGGCGTTGCCCTCGGACTTGCGGTAGATCTGCCGGATCAGGCCGCGTGGCGGATCCTCGCCGAGGATCCCGCGCAGTTGCTCGCCGACCTGGGAGAGCGTGAGCCGGCCGAGGTCGAGCCGGCGCACCGATCTGATGCGGTCCAGCTCGGCGAGGAAGGGGCGCAGCGGATGCCGCCGGTCGACGGCGTCGGCGCGGTAGGTGCCGACCAGGAGGATGCGGCCCCGGCGCAACGAGCGGACGAGGAACGACAAAAGCTCGCGGGTGGACGCGTCCGCCCAGTGCAGGTCTTCGAACGCGACCACGAGGGTGCGGTGCTCGCCCAGCTTCTCCAGGACCCTGAGCATCAGCTCGAACAGGCGGGCGCGGTCGTAGTCGCCGGACGCGTCGCCGTTCGGGACGGGGGCGAGGTGGGGCATCACCCAGGCGAGGTCCTGCTCGCGGCCCGCGACCGCGGCGTTCAGCTCGGCGCCGACCGTGTCGGCGAGGGCGCGCATAGCGGCGGAGACGGGGGCGAACGGCAGCCCTTCGGCACCCAGCTCCAGGCACGCGCCGACCGAGGTGACGGTGCCCTTCGGCTCGACTTGGGCGAAGAACTCCTGGAGCAGCCGGGTCTTGCCGACCCCGGCCTCGCCGCCGATGAGGACGACCGCGGGCGTGCCGGCATCGGCGTCGCGGAGCGCGTCCGCGAGACGCGACAGCTCGGGGAGCCGACCGACGAAGACGGGACTGGCCGCAGGAGTGGACACGCTGTCGAGCATGCCACGCGCGGCCGACACAGAGCGCCCCCTTTTCCTCCCGGGTGCGACGATTGCCGCCGGTCGTCACGGCACGTCGGAAGTGGTCCGGCTTTGCGGGCCCGCAGTGGACCTGCGGCGCTGCGCGGAGCGGGGCCGGAAAGCGGTACGGCGGCCCGGCGGGGGAAGCGGGTCGCCGCCGGCGCGGGTGCTCACGGCGCCGCGGGCCGGGCGAGCGCGCACGGGACGGGCGGATGGCCCGTGCCGTGCGCTCGCGGCGTCGCGCCGGGTCTTGTCATGCGGCGGTGCGCACGGTTCCTTCGATACCGCCCGCGTCGGGGCGTGTTCGCCGCCCGTCGGCGGCGGCGCGGCGGCGCGCCGCGCGACGCCCGAGGAGGGCGTGGCGGACCAGCCGCTCGTGTTCGGCGACGCGGTGCAGTTCGCGGGCTTGGGCCTGGAACGTTTCGTACTCGTACATGGGGCGGCTCCCGAGGGTGGCCCCGGGGTCTCCGGACCGGCGGTCGCGGGCCTTCCGGGGGCATGCCACCAGACTTCTGTGCCAGTCGGGTGCGGGGCATCGGGCGGATGCCATAACCGGCCGGGGTGCCGGGCACCGGCGGCGCCTAAGGCCTCCTCAGACACGGGTCGGCGGGGGCCTCAGGCGGCGTGGCGGCGGTAGTGGGAGCGCGGGCGGCGGCGTAAGGCGGGCCCGTGCGGCCGGGGGACACGGCACCGGGCACACGGCACGGGCGACAGGGCAGGGGCGACGCGGCACGCGGCAACGCGGCGATACGGCGTGAGGCGACGCGGCCGGATCCGACAGTGCACCCGGCGTCCCGCGGTCGCCGGGGGCAACGCGCGAGGGGTGCCCCCGCACCGTGTCGGGGGCACCCCTCGCGCGTCTCACCTGGCGTGCCGAGGACGGCCTCGGATCAGGAGACGCCCAGCTTCTCCAGGATCAGCGCGCGCACCCGCGCCGCGTCCGCCTGCCCGCGCGTCGCCTTCATGACGGCCCCGATCAGCGCGCCGACCGGGCCGAGGTTGCCGCCCTTGATCTTGGCGACCGCGTCGGCCTGCGCCGCGATGGCGTCGTCGATGGCCGCGCCGAGCGCGCCCTCGTCGGAGACGACCTTGAGGCCGCGCTTCTCGACGACCTCGTCCGGCGCGCCCTCGCCCGCGAGCACGCCCTCGATCACCTGGCGGGCCAACTTGTCGTTGAGCTCACCGGCCGCGACCAGCGCGGCGACGCGGGCGACCTGCGCCGGCGTGATGGGCAGCGCGGTGACCTCGACGCCGCGTTCGTTGGCGTTGCGGGCCAGCTCGCCGAGCCACCACTTGCGGGCGGCGTCGGAGTCGGCACCGGCCGCGACGGTGTCGACGATGGCGTCCACGGCACCGGCGTTGACCACCGACTGCATGTCGAAGTCGCTGATGCCCCACTCGGTCTGCAGGCGCTTGCGGCGTACCGACGGCTTCTCCGGCAGCGTCGCGCGCAGTTCCTCGACCCACGCGCGCGAGGGCGCGACGGGGACGAGGTCGGGCTCGGGGAAGTAGCGGTAGTCCTCCGCCTCCTCCTTGACGCGGCCGGCCGTGGTGGAGCCGTCCTCCTCGTGGAAGTGCCGGGTCTCCTGCACGATCGTGCCGCCGTCGGCGAGCACCGTCGCGTGGCGCTGGATCTCGAACCGGATCGCCCGCTCGACGGAGCGCAGCGAGTTGACGTTCTTGGTCTCCGACCGGGTGCCGAACTTCTCCCGCCCGTGCGGGCGCAGCGACAGGTTGGCGTCGCAGCGCATCTGGCCCAGCTCCATGCGGGCCTCGGAGACGCCGAGGGCCTTGATGAGGTCGCGCAGCTCGGCGACGTACGCCTTGGCGATCTCGGGGGCGAGGTCGCCGGCGCCCTCGATCGGCTTCGTCACGATCTCGATCAGCGGGATGCCGCAGCGGTTGTAGTCGAGCAGCGAGTAGTCGGCGCCGTGGATGCGGCCGGTGGCGCCGCCCACGTGGGTGGACTTGCCGGTGTCCTCCTCCATGTGCGCGCGCTCGATGCCGACGCGGTACGTCGTGCCCCGGACCTCGACGTCGAGCCAGCCGTCGAACGCGATCGGCTCGTCGTACTGCGAGGTCTGGAAGTTCTTCGGCATGTCCGGATAGAAGTAGTTCTTCCGGGCGAAGCGGCACCATTCGGCGATCTCGCAGTTCAGCGCGAGGCCGATGCGGATCGCCGACTCGACCGCCGTGCGGTTGACCACCGGCAGCGCCCCGGGCAGCCCCAGGCACGTGGGGCACACCTGGCTGTTCGGCTCGGCCCCGAACTCCGTCGAACACCCGCAGAACATCTTGGTGTTCGTACCCAGCTCGACGTGGACCTCAAGGCCCATGACCGGGTCGTACGAGGCCAGTGCGTCCTCGAACGACATAAGGCTCGTCGTGCTCACTGGAAGTGCAACTCCTTAAGGGGCTTCGTGGTTCGGCGGCCACACGCGGGCTGCGGTCACAGGCCCGCCTCGACGGCTTCTTCCTCTTCCTCGCGGAAGGAGCGGATCAGCAGCGCGACGCCGGTGACGACGGCGGCGGCGGAGACGATGGCGTCGGTCAGTTCGAGCTTGTCGTTCTTGCCCCGCGCCTCCTTGATCTGCTTCATCACACCGATCGCGCCGAACACCTGCATACCGAGGCCGAGGATCTTCGCGGCCTTGCTCTTGGGGGCCTTCTTCTTGGCCATCTGGCTCTCCTGTCGATGCGGGACGTACGAGAACGTCAGGACGGTCACAAGGCCGGTGCGCGGTCCAGCAGCGGGGCGCCCCAGCGGTCGGCGAGCGCCGCCTCGACCGCCGCGCCGACCTTGTAGAGGCGATCGTCGGCCATGGCGGGGGCGATGATCTGCAGGCCGACCGGCAGGCCGTCCTCGGGGGCGAGCCCGCACGGCAGCGACATCGCGGCGTTCCCGGCCAGGTTCGACGGGATGGTGCACAAGTCGGCCAGGTACATGGCCATCGGGTCGTCGGCGCGCTCGCCGATCGGGAAGGCGGTGGTCGGGGTCGTCGGCGAGACCAGGACGTCGACGTCGGCGAAGGCGGCGTCGAAGTCGCGCGTGATGAGCGTGCGCACCTTCTGCGCCTGGCCGTAGTAGGCGTCGTAGTAGCCGGACGAGAGCGCGTACGTACCCAGCATGATCCGGCGCTTGACCTCGGGGCCGAAGCCCTCCTCGCGGGTCAGCGACATGACCTCCTCGGCGGAGCGGTCGCCGTTGTCGCCGACGCGCAGGCCGTACCGCATCGCGTCGAAGCGCGCGAGGTTCGACGACGCCTCGGACGGTGCGATGAGGTAGTAGGCCGGCATCGCGTAGTCGAAGTGCGGGCACGAGATCTCGACGACCTCGGCACCGAGCTCGCGCAGCAGGTCGACCGCCTCGTGGAAGCGCCCGAGGACGCCCGCCTGGTAGCCCTCGCCGGCGAACTCCCGGACCACGCCCACGCGCAGGCCGCGCACGTCGCCGGCGCGGGCGGCGGCCACGACGTCGGGCACGGGCGCGTCGGCGGACGTCGAGTCGAGCGGGTCGTGCCCGGCGATCGCCTCGTGCAGCAGCGCGGCGTCGAGCACCGTGCGCGCACACGGGCCGCCCTGGTCGAGCGACGACGAGAACGCGACGAGGCCGTAGCGGGAGACGCCGCCGTACGTCGGCTTGACGCCGACCGTGCCGGTGACGGCGGCGGGCTGGCGGATCGAGCCGCCGGTGTCGGTGCCGATGGCGAGCGGCGCCTCGAACGCCGCGAGGGCCGCGGCGCTGCCGCCGCCGGAGCCGCCGGGGATGCGGGCGAGGTCCCACGGGTTGCCGGTGGGGCCGTACGCCGAGTTCTCCGTCGACGAACCCATGGCGAACTCGTCCATGTTCGTCTTGCCGAGGATGACGACGCCGGCGTCCTTGAGGCGGCGCGTCACGGTGGCGTCGTACGGCGGCAGCCAGCCTTCGAGGATCTTCGAGCCGCACGTGGTCGGGACGCCGCGTGTGGTGAAGACGTCCTTGAGGGCCAGCGGGACGCCCGCGAGCGGGCCGAGCTTGTCGCCCTTGGCGCGGCGGGCGTCGACCGCCTTGGCGGCGGCCAGCGCGCCTTCGGTGTCGACGTGCAGGAACGCGTGGACCCTGGCGTCCACTTCGGCGATGCGGTCGAGGTGGGCTTGTGCGACCTCGACGGCGGAGACCTCGCCCGCGGCGATCCGCGCGGCGGTCTCGGCTGCGGTGAGCCTGGTCAGATCGGCCATCGTTACTGCTCCTCCCCCAGGATCCGCGGTACGCGGAAACGCTGGTCCTCGGCGGCCGGCGCACCGGAGAGAGCCTGCTCGGGGGTGAGCCCCGGGCGGATCTCGTCGGGCCGCATGACGTTGGTCAGCGGCAGCGGGTGCGACGTCGGCGGGATGTCGTCGGCGGCGACCTCGCCGACGCGGGCGACCGCGCCGATGATGTCGTCGAGCTGGGTGGCGAGGTGGTCGAGTTCCTCGGCTCCGAGCTCCAGCCGCGACAGCCGGGCGAGGTGGGCGACCTCCTCGCGCGAGATGCCAGGCATGCAGCGATTCCTTCGAGGTGGCTTGGGGATGGTTTCCGTCGCCGCCATCCTAGTGCCGCCCCGGGAGGGGCTTGCCGATTCCCGCCCTCGCGGGATCCACCCCCCGAACGACGGCTTTTCCGGGTGCCGGGCTGCTTGCGAGCGGTCGCGGGGGGCCACGACGCGGGGGCGAAGACGGAGGCGAACGCGGGGGCGCCGGGTCGTCTCGCGTCGGCAGGGACCGTATGCGGGCGTGCCGGTGGCGTCCGTACGCGGGGAAGAGCCGGGCGGGACCCGGGCCTTGGTCGTCCAGCCGAGAGTCGGTGCGCGGGGCGTCGGGGCGTCGGGGCGTCGGGGCGTCGACGGAGCGTTCCGGGGCTGCGGAGGTCAAGCGGGGGCGGGGTCGTCGTGCCGCCGTTCGCTCGCCGCAAGACCGTCGCCATTCGTCGTCATCGACGGACCCGTCCCCCGGGGCCGCGGAGGTCAGGCAGGGCGTGTGCCGCCGTCCGCTCGCCGCCGCCATCCGCCGCCGCGCGACGGCCGCCGCGGTCGTCCCGTCACCGGGCCCGGCGTTCGGATTCCGCTACCCCGTGACGCGCGTCGGGTTCTGCAGTGGGCGGGTTCGTTCGGTGTGGGATGGGGAGTCGGGTGGGCGGCGTTGGGGGGCCATGCGGGCGCCGACG is from Yinghuangia sp. ASG 101 and encodes:
- the gatC gene encoding Asp-tRNA(Asn)/Glu-tRNA(Gln) amidotransferase subunit GatC, translating into MPGISREEVAHLARLSRLELGAEELDHLATQLDDIIGAVARVGEVAADDIPPTSHPLPLTNVMRPDEIRPGLTPEQALSGAPAAEDQRFRVPRILGEEQ
- the gatA gene encoding Asp-tRNA(Asn)/Glu-tRNA(Gln) amidotransferase subunit GatA gives rise to the protein MADLTRLTAAETAARIAAGEVSAVEVAQAHLDRIAEVDARVHAFLHVDTEGALAAAKAVDARRAKGDKLGPLAGVPLALKDVFTTRGVPTTCGSKILEGWLPPYDATVTRRLKDAGVVILGKTNMDEFAMGSSTENSAYGPTGNPWDLARIPGGSGGGSAAALAAFEAPLAIGTDTGGSIRQPAAVTGTVGVKPTYGGVSRYGLVAFSSSLDQGGPCARTVLDAALLHEAIAGHDPLDSTSADAPVPDVVAAARAGDVRGLRVGVVREFAGEGYQAGVLGRFHEAVDLLRELGAEVVEISCPHFDYAMPAYYLIAPSEASSNLARFDAMRYGLRVGDNGDRSAEEVMSLTREEGFGPEVKRRIMLGTYALSSGYYDAYYGQAQKVRTLITRDFDAAFADVDVLVSPTTPTTAFPIGERADDPMAMYLADLCTIPSNLAGNAAMSLPCGLAPEDGLPVGLQIIAPAMADDRLYKVGAAVEAALADRWGAPLLDRAPAL
- the gatB gene encoding Asp-tRNA(Asn)/Glu-tRNA(Gln) amidotransferase subunit GatB, with product MSFEDALASYDPVMGLEVHVELGTNTKMFCGCSTEFGAEPNSQVCPTCLGLPGALPVVNRTAVESAIRIGLALNCEIAEWCRFARKNYFYPDMPKNFQTSQYDEPIAFDGWLDVEVRGTTYRVGIERAHMEEDTGKSTHVGGATGRIHGADYSLLDYNRCGIPLIEIVTKPIEGAGDLAPEIAKAYVAELRDLIKALGVSEARMELGQMRCDANLSLRPHGREKFGTRSETKNVNSLRSVERAIRFEIQRHATVLADGGTIVQETRHFHEEDGSTTAGRVKEEAEDYRYFPEPDLVPVAPSRAWVEELRATLPEKPSVRRKRLQTEWGISDFDMQSVVNAGAVDAIVDTVAAGADSDAARKWWLGELARNANERGVEVTALPITPAQVARVAALVAAGELNDKLARQVIEGVLAGEGAPDEVVEKRGLKVVSDEGALGAAIDDAIAAQADAVAKIKGGNLGPVGALIGAVMKATRGQADAARVRALILEKLGVS
- a CDS encoding ATP-binding protein, translating into MSTPAASPVFVGRLPELSRLADALRDADAGTPAVVLIGGEAGVGKTRLLQEFFAQVEPKGTVTSVGACLELGAEGLPFAPVSAAMRALADTVGAELNAAVAGREQDLAWVMPHLAPVPNGDASGDYDRARLFELMLRVLEKLGEHRTLVVAFEDLHWADASTRELLSFLVRSLRRGRILLVGTYRADAVDRRHPLRPFLAELDRIRSVRRLDLGRLTLSQVGEQLRGILGEDPPRGLIRQIYRKSEGNAFFVEELACSVRQGCLTGLSDTLRDLLLIRVEELPETTQRVVRFAAVGGNTVGHALLSEVVGIGGVELDEALRPAVSMHVLVPTREGDGYHFRHALVREAVRDDLLPGERMRMYVRYAEALERVPDLVPADEHSSRLAMSWYHAGRATEALPAALAAAETARSRYAFGEQFRLLERALELWEQVADAEDLTGITLVDLLMAAIPPARFDNAYDKALAFTRQALDLVDAARDPRRAAALWTIRAGLLRGSNRSSGLGALQKAEGLLVGLPPSIEHARVLGQIARDEMLDNPTEKSVATAREALAIARGIGSPADEATILKTLGCLLVSLGRPHEGLAEFEEARAVAERASEPDITCLVLSNLSSVLEGLGRHREAADAAREALEIARERGLIRGIGAFTIGNLAESLSALGEWDEAGRILDEVFEYDPKPETLGHAYRIIVELSLARGDIAAATTALEDARRIAEAAYVEPQFRIPLRALEVAVARRLGKLGDVRELIAPDLRAGFPAGHQRYAWPLLVEAARAEGDATELAGYPRGGAESKARPEALTRIRTAALALARDCPLDDAFAVNLRAELARAEGEATVALWEEVVAAWERTEQPYALARVRSRLAAALIAEGDRTRGAAVLSAAHAAAVSLGSRALVDETELLARRARLHLDAASSADAGAAGAADPVGAPALTPRERDVLRLVAAGRSNRQIAEELFISAKTASVHVSNILGKLEVSSRGEAAALANRLQLLDSA